Proteins encoded by one window of Ignavibacteriota bacterium:
- a CDS encoding response regulator transcription factor — MKPIYVTIIEDHDDFREGLSHVLQFTEGFSCVNAFYSVEEALPRLQDSDVILLDIHLPGRSGIESIASIKQKLPSAKIIMLTVFDDDDHVFKAIMAGADGYILKKTPPAQVLTAIQDAAQGGTPMTPYVAKKVIDLFRKYAPTPSKEHDLSEREMEILAHLVQGFDTFEIADKLFISRETVRNHIKHIYEKLHVHSRSQAVAKALKEGWV, encoded by the coding sequence ATGAAGCCGATTTACGTTACCATCATCGAAGACCACGACGATTTCCGGGAAGGACTGAGTCATGTCCTGCAATTCACGGAAGGATTCTCGTGTGTGAACGCGTTCTATAGTGTCGAAGAGGCGTTGCCGCGACTTCAGGATTCGGATGTGATTTTGCTTGACATTCATCTGCCCGGACGTTCGGGTATCGAGAGTATAGCTTCCATCAAACAGAAATTACCTTCAGCAAAAATCATTATGCTTACGGTGTTTGATGATGACGACCATGTGTTCAAAGCAATCATGGCTGGCGCGGATGGATATATATTGAAGAAAACGCCGCCGGCGCAAGTTCTTACAGCGATTCAGGATGCGGCGCAAGGCGGAACTCCGATGACTCCTTATGTTGCGAAAAAGGTGATTGATTTGTTCAGGAAATATGCGCCGACGCCATCAAAGGAACATGATTTATCGGAACGGGAAATGGAAATCCTCGCGCATCTCGTTCAGGGCTTTGATACGTTTGAAATTGCTGACAAGCTTTTCATCAGCCGGGAGACGGTACGAAATCATATCAAACATATTTATGAGAAACTTCATGTTCATTCGCGCTCTCAGGCGGTGGCGAAGGCGTTGAAGGAAGGATGGGTGTGA
- a CDS encoding T9SS type A sorting domain-containing protein, protein MCRANSGIYVQKNFTGTMTKVSNNMPSNTYTYSFAIHNGTMYAGTSGNGVWKHPLTDVLAVEEIPSPVPTEFSLEQNYPNPFNPTTNFEFRIVDFGLVTLKVYDVLGREVATLVNENLHPGTFNVSWDATGHASGIYYYRLQVTPLRDGAAALMGEYSVTRKLLLTK, encoded by the coding sequence ATGTGCAGGGCGAACAGCGGAATTTACGTTCAGAAGAATTTTACCGGCACGATGACAAAGGTTTCCAATAATATGCCGAGCAATACGTACACGTATTCATTTGCAATCCATAATGGAACCATGTATGCCGGAACAAGCGGCAACGGAGTGTGGAAACATCCGCTTACCGATGTTTTAGCCGTAGAAGAAATTCCTTCTCCGGTTCCGACGGAATTTTCGCTCGAACAAAATTATCCGAACCCGTTCAACCCGACGACGAATTTCGAATTTCGGATTGTGGATTTCGGATTGGTGACGTTGAAAGTGTACGATGTTCTTGGGAGAGAAGTGGCAACGCTCGTGAATGAAAATTTACATCCGGGAACGTTCAATGTTTCGTGGGATGCAACAGGTCATGCGAGCGGTATCTATTATTATAGATTGCAAGTCACGCCGTTGCGTGATGGCGCCGCAGCGCTTATGGGTGAGTATTCGGTCACAAGGAAATTATTGTTGACAAAGTAG
- a CDS encoding type II toxin-antitoxin system HicB family antitoxin — protein MITQYIHSAMRRARYELLPDGSYYGEIPGFQGVYANASSLETCREQLQEVLEGWIVLGLRLGHPIPEIEGVSLQVELEVA, from the coding sequence ATGATAACGCAATATATCCATTCAGCAATGCGTCGTGCACGATATGAATTGTTGCCGGATGGTTCATACTATGGTGAGATTCCCGGTTTTCAAGGTGTGTATGCAAATGCATCATCGTTGGAAACATGTCGTGAACAACTTCAGGAAGTGTTAGAGGGATGGATTGTTTTGGGATTACGGCTGGGACATCCGATACCTGAAATCGAAGGGGTCAGCTTACAAGTCGAGCTTGAAGTAGCGTAA
- a CDS encoding type II toxin-antitoxin system HicA family toxin, whose translation MPTFGPVKRKHLIYFLRELGFSGPYAGGKHQYMVRGTIKLALPNPHEGEISRDLLARILRHAGISKEEWE comes from the coding sequence ATGCCAACATTCGGCCCAGTGAAGAGAAAGCATTTGATTTACTTTCTTCGCGAACTTGGTTTCAGCGGACCGTATGCCGGAGGGAAACATCAATACATGGTTCGGGGAACTATCAAACTCGCTCTCCCGAACCCTCACGAAGGTGAAATCAGTCGCGATTTACTTGCGCGAATATTACGTCATGCGGGAATATCAAAAGAAGAATGGGAGTGA
- a CDS encoding PIN domain-containing protein → MKFYADTSAWGGYEDEEFAEWTVPFFEQAREGKFIIVLSDVTLRELADAPAKVQRLPETIPSEFLELVEIDNEQLDLAQKYIIEGALTSKYEADAQHIAIATTLKVESLISWNFKHMVNFFRIRQYNAVNLKYGYSTIDIRTPKEIIYADKQ, encoded by the coding sequence ATGAAATTTTATGCCGACACATCTGCTTGGGGTGGCTATGAAGATGAAGAATTTGCAGAATGGACAGTACCATTTTTCGAGCAAGCAAGAGAAGGCAAGTTTATCATCGTTTTGTCGGATGTTACATTGCGAGAACTGGCAGATGCGCCTGCAAAAGTACAACGATTACCCGAAACCATACCTTCTGAATTTTTAGAACTGGTAGAAATAGATAATGAACAACTTGACCTTGCACAGAAATACATTATTGAGGGAGCCTTAACAAGCAAGTATGAAGCAGATGCACAACACATAGCGATAGCGACAACACTGAAAGTTGAAAGTTTGATTAGTTGGAACTTCAAGCACATGGTAAATTTTTTTCGCATCAGACAGTACAACGCCGTAAACTTAAAGTATGGGTATTCAACGATAGATATTCGCACACCAAAGGAAATTATTTATGCAGACAAACAATAA
- a CDS encoding IS5 family transposase: MIRYQSQHQLTFEEFRTPFEMNLPRENRWIQLAHALPWDRLAAVYYRTMSATQGRPATDARIVIGALIIKHKEGLSDEDTLRSIQENVYQQYFLGLRHYQYEWVFDPSLLVTIRKRLGEHEFDAMVLELLHLAERFSTDVGTVRESSSDEGTDGPSFPTSPTRADGGSEKTGLSTSLSSSNEEAVRQEAVTNRGLLIADLTVAPADIAYPTDMELLNRAREKTEALIDELYASLPVERRTTKPRTYRRKARKDYLKYAKMKKRSGKTIRKAIRKQLGYVKRNIKTIHALLDVVPEPCSSAGQTTLWVVQELYRQQQEMYTTKTHRIDDRIVSIAQPHVRPIVRGKAKAPTEFGAQVSCSVMNGFSRIHRIAWDSYHEASDLPAQIEEYKLTYGYYPQVVLADKKYGTRENRAYMKTHNIIYGGTPLGRPRNDGEGQAVTKAVSNLRNHIEGKFGTGKRSYRLDKIMARRSDTSASWIAAIFFVMNIQTFIKFFVSLCLVVQAIVYAVWLQHSRLITSNLRFHRL, encoded by the coding sequence ATGATTCGTTATCAAAGCCAACATCAACTCACATTTGAAGAATTTCGCACACCGTTCGAAATGAACCTTCCCCGGGAAAACCGTTGGATACAACTCGCACATGCTCTCCCGTGGGATCGTCTCGCGGCGGTGTACTATCGTACGATGTCGGCAACTCAAGGACGTCCCGCAACAGACGCACGCATCGTGATCGGAGCGCTCATCATCAAACATAAAGAAGGATTGAGTGATGAAGACACTCTTCGTTCGATCCAAGAAAATGTGTATCAACAATACTTTCTTGGGCTTCGTCACTATCAATACGAATGGGTATTTGATCCCTCCTTGTTGGTGACCATACGCAAACGCCTCGGCGAACACGAGTTCGATGCAATGGTACTGGAACTCCTTCACCTTGCCGAGAGGTTTTCGACTGATGTCGGAACAGTGCGTGAATCCTCATCTGATGAAGGAACCGATGGACCGTCGTTCCCCACTTCTCCCACGCGTGCAGATGGTGGCTCAGAGAAAACGGGATTGTCAACGAGTTTATCGTCGTCGAATGAAGAGGCGGTACGACAAGAAGCGGTGACGAATCGTGGACTGTTGATTGCCGATCTTACCGTCGCTCCTGCCGATATAGCCTATCCGACCGACATGGAATTGCTGAACCGTGCACGAGAAAAAACGGAAGCACTTATTGATGAGTTGTATGCTTCCCTCCCTGTGGAGAGGAGAACAACAAAACCGCGCACGTATCGGAGGAAGGCGAGAAAGGACTATTTGAAATATGCCAAAATGAAGAAGAGGAGCGGGAAAACGATACGAAAAGCAATACGGAAACAATTGGGATACGTGAAGAGAAACATCAAGACGATTCATGCGTTGTTGGATGTCGTTCCTGAACCATGTTCCTCAGCCGGGCAAACAACGTTGTGGGTGGTGCAAGAACTTTACCGACAACAACAGGAAATGTACACGACGAAGACGCATCGGATCGATGACCGCATCGTGAGTATCGCACAGCCGCATGTACGACCGATTGTACGGGGGAAAGCAAAAGCGCCAACAGAATTTGGTGCGCAAGTATCCTGCAGTGTGATGAATGGATTTAGTCGTATTCATCGCATTGCATGGGATTCGTATCACGAGGCATCAGATTTACCGGCACAAATAGAAGAGTACAAACTGACATATGGATATTATCCTCAGGTAGTGTTGGCAGACAAGAAATATGGGACGAGAGAGAATCGTGCCTACATGAAAACACACAACATCATCTATGGAGGAACACCGTTGGGACGACCGAGAAACGATGGAGAGGGACAAGCGGTGACAAAGGCGGTAAGTAATCTCCGCAATCATATTGAAGGGAAGTTTGGAACGGGAAAACGGAGTTATAGATTAGATAAGATCATGGCGCGACGAAGTGATACGAGTGCAAGTTGGATAGCTGCTATTTTCTTTGTGATGAACATTCAAACGTTCATCAAATTTTTTGTTTCACTTTGCTTAGTGGTACAGGCGATTGTGTACGCGGTGTGGTTGCAACACTCCCGCCTCATCACCTCAAACCTTCGTTTTCATCGTTTGTGA
- a CDS encoding (2Fe-2S)-binding protein yields MSTFSLTINNKQQSIDVEPDMPLLWVLRDVLGMTGTKFGCGRALCGSCTVHVDGEATRSCVTPVESVAGKSVLTIEGLSADRSHPLQLAWIAEEVPQCGYCQSGQIMSAAALLNQKTNPTDEDIDAAMGMNICRCGTYNRIRKAIHRAAKGGVR; encoded by the coding sequence ATGTCCACCTTCTCTCTCACCATCAATAACAAGCAGCAGTCGATTGATGTCGAACCTGATATGCCGTTACTCTGGGTTCTGCGCGATGTTCTTGGAATGACCGGAACAAAATTCGGATGCGGCAGAGCGTTGTGCGGCTCTTGCACCGTTCATGTTGATGGCGAAGCGACTCGCTCGTGCGTTACGCCGGTTGAGTCGGTCGCGGGAAAATCTGTTCTCACTATCGAAGGATTATCAGCCGACCGTTCACACCCGCTACAACTTGCATGGATTGCGGAAGAAGTTCCGCAGTGCGGCTACTGCCAGTCGGGACAAATTATGTCGGCGGCGGCATTGCTCAATCAAAAAACAAATCCGACCGACGAAGATATTGACGCGGCAATGGGAATGAACATCTGCCGGTGCGGAACATACAACAGGATTCGGAAAGCGATTCATCGTGCGGCAAAAGGAGGTGTTCGATGA
- a CDS encoding xanthine dehydrogenase family protein molybdopterin-binding subunit — MSTNTSRRNFLKAISTVSGGLVLGIDFGSGLISTACASQSNTTFQPSAWLRIDSDGTFTITVAKSEMGQGIRTALPMLIAEELEADWTKIRIEPALAHPDKYGSQSTGGSTSVRTLYSTLRKAGASAKEMFVSAAAKQWNVSESDCRAENGTVVLTSNGKKLSYGELASSAASLPVPDKPTLKDSKDFKFLGRKMPRLDTPSKVDGSAIFGMDIQIPNMVYAVIVRPHVFGAKVKSFDATKAKAIAGVLDVVQTDDLLAVLANSTWSAIQGRDALSVSWDEGDYANESSETMWKMFEAAAGKEGDIERNDGDAKSAYELAAKKVEAMYYAPFAAHVTMEPMNCTVHLQENSCEIWAPSQTPQDALSEAADILGMSTDDIKFNITLLGGGFGRRLETDYVVEAVKLAKALKEPVKVVWTREDDMQHDFYRPAQYNIMRGGLDADGSPTTWLHSIIGHEGKGLLTHACNPPYDFPNLRIDAQAHYIGVPSGAWRSVGASQNGFIIECFVDELAYAAGKDPVEFRKNLLSKSPRLKKALELVAEKSGWGTPMPKGKGRGVACVSSFGSHVAQVAEVSVADDGSVRVERMVCAVECGPVVNPDGIEAQMESAVAFGLSATLKDEITIERGGVKQSNFDDYRMLMIDEMPKVETYFVKSDEAIGGIGEPGVPPVAPAVCNAIFAATGKRVRRLPVKN; from the coding sequence ATGAGTACAAATACATCTCGAAGAAATTTCCTCAAAGCAATTTCCACCGTTAGCGGTGGACTTGTCCTTGGCATTGATTTCGGAAGCGGTTTGATTTCGACCGCCTGTGCAAGTCAATCCAATACAACATTTCAACCAAGCGCATGGCTGAGGATTGATTCGGATGGAACATTCACCATCACCGTGGCAAAATCAGAAATGGGACAGGGAATCCGCACCGCTCTTCCGATGTTAATCGCTGAAGAATTGGAAGCGGACTGGACAAAAATTCGCATCGAACCTGCGCTTGCGCATCCCGATAAATACGGAAGTCAAAGCACTGGAGGAAGCACAAGCGTACGTACGTTGTACTCAACGCTGAGAAAAGCCGGGGCATCTGCGAAGGAAATGTTTGTTTCCGCCGCGGCAAAACAATGGAATGTGAGCGAATCGGATTGTCGTGCAGAGAACGGCACGGTTGTTCTTACATCAAACGGAAAGAAATTATCCTACGGCGAGTTGGCTTCGTCTGCCGCATCGCTTCCCGTTCCTGACAAACCGACTTTGAAAGATTCAAAAGACTTTAAATTTCTTGGCAGGAAAATGCCGCGGCTCGATACGCCTTCCAAAGTTGACGGCTCGGCAATATTCGGGATGGATATTCAGATTCCGAACATGGTCTATGCGGTAATTGTTCGTCCGCATGTGTTTGGCGCGAAAGTGAAATCGTTCGATGCGACAAAAGCGAAAGCAATCGCCGGAGTACTTGATGTTGTTCAGACCGATGACCTTCTTGCCGTACTCGCTAACTCAACGTGGTCGGCAATTCAGGGACGCGATGCGCTCTCTGTTTCGTGGGATGAAGGTGACTACGCAAACGAATCAAGCGAAACAATGTGGAAGATGTTTGAAGCCGCCGCGGGAAAAGAAGGAGACATCGAACGAAACGATGGCGATGCGAAGAGTGCGTACGAACTTGCGGCGAAGAAAGTCGAAGCGATGTATTACGCTCCGTTTGCCGCGCATGTAACGATGGAGCCGATGAACTGTACCGTTCATTTGCAGGAGAACTCATGTGAAATCTGGGCGCCGTCGCAAACGCCGCAGGATGCGTTGAGCGAGGCGGCTGATATTCTTGGAATGTCAACGGACGATATTAAATTCAACATCACATTGCTGGGCGGCGGTTTTGGCCGTCGGCTTGAAACGGATTACGTGGTTGAGGCAGTGAAACTCGCGAAGGCACTCAAGGAGCCGGTGAAAGTTGTGTGGACGCGTGAGGATGACATGCAACATGATTTCTATCGTCCGGCACAATACAATATCATGCGCGGCGGATTGGATGCGGATGGTTCTCCCACTACGTGGCTTCACAGTATTATCGGACATGAAGGAAAAGGATTACTAACTCATGCGTGCAACCCGCCGTACGATTTTCCCAATCTCCGGATTGACGCGCAAGCACATTACATCGGTGTTCCGTCGGGAGCGTGGCGCTCTGTCGGCGCATCGCAAAACGGATTTATCATCGAATGTTTTGTGGATGAACTTGCATACGCGGCAGGAAAAGACCCGGTTGAATTTCGGAAGAATCTTCTTTCAAAATCTCCACGACTGAAAAAAGCGTTGGAACTTGTTGCGGAAAAATCCGGGTGGGGAACTCCGATGCCGAAAGGAAAAGGACGCGGCGTTGCATGTGTATCAAGTTTCGGAAGTCATGTAGCGCAGGTTGCGGAAGTTTCTGTTGCAGATGACGGAAGCGTACGTGTTGAGCGTATGGTGTGTGCTGTTGAGTGTGGTCCGGTTGTGAATCCCGATGGCATTGAAGCACAAATGGAGAGCGCAGTTGCGTTCGGATTATCCGCGACGCTAAAAGATGAAATCACCATCGAGCGCGGTGGAGTCAAGCAAAGCAACTTCGATGATTACCGGATGCTCATGATTGATGAGATGCCGAAAGTCGAAACGTACTTCGTGAAGAGCGATGAAGCAATCGGCGGCATCGGTGAACCGGGAGTTCCTCCTGTTGCGCCGGCAGTTTGCAACGCGATATTTGCGGCGACAGGGAAACGGGTGAGAAGATTACCTGTGAAAAATTAA
- a CDS encoding DUF2721 domain-containing protein: protein METTITAIQAIQAILAPALGISAVGLLLLGLNNRYSLIISRIRQLNDEKRRFTQRLLEKTELSYMENSRFMSIRQQSEELFARSKIVRNAILSLQTSIGLFVLSSVAIGLSMVIEAEVFRLVPLFLFILGMIVVFIGILYAALDVYRAYHIVLLEMRAEE, encoded by the coding sequence ATGGAAACAACAATCACTGCCATCCAAGCCATTCAGGCAATCCTCGCGCCCGCACTCGGAATTTCCGCTGTCGGGTTGCTTTTGTTAGGATTGAACAATCGTTACTCGCTTATCATCAGCCGCATCAGACAACTGAACGATGAGAAACGAAGATTCACCCAGCGACTTCTTGAAAAGACGGAATTGAGTTATATGGAAAACTCCCGGTTCATGAGCATCCGCCAACAGAGCGAAGAACTGTTTGCTCGAAGCAAAATCGTTCGCAATGCAATTCTCTCGCTCCAAACTTCAATCGGTCTGTTCGTCCTTTCCTCTGTTGCAATCGGACTGAGCATGGTTATCGAAGCCGAGGTTTTCCGTCTCGTTCCCCTCTTCTTATTTATTCTTGGAATGATTGTCGTGTTTATCGGAATCTTGTACGCGGCGTTGGATGTTTACCGCGCGTATCATATCGTTTTGTTAGAAATGCGCGCTGAGGAATAA
- a CDS encoding prohibitin family protein — protein sequence MLFILSLIITLVAFFLWSASRKKVQQHNPSYRVPMLISGFVSALFTVVSLTQLFTVVPAGHVGVVNLFGVVSENTLKSGINIINPLANVIKMSIQTQELKESMEVPSKEGLTVQLEVSVLYHLNPEKAAHVYRTVGTDYEAVLLEPQFRSVTRGVTAGYEAKALYTSEREHLSQLILKEIAMSVEPRGITVESVPLRKVGLPPGLSQSIESKLQAEQESQRMEFILMKEKQEADRKRIEAQGISDFQKIVVQGISDQLLRWKGIEATEKLAMSPNAKVVVIGAGKDGLPLILDTK from the coding sequence ATGTTGTTTATTTTAAGTCTCATCATCACTCTCGTTGCATTTTTTCTTTGGAGCGCTTCCCGGAAAAAAGTTCAACAACACAATCCCTCGTACCGTGTTCCGATGTTAATTTCCGGATTTGTCTCCGCACTGTTCACAGTTGTTTCACTGACACAACTCTTTACTGTCGTTCCTGCCGGGCACGTCGGCGTTGTCAATCTCTTCGGCGTTGTTTCAGAAAACACACTGAAGTCAGGAATCAACATCATCAATCCGTTGGCTAACGTCATCAAGATGTCTATTCAAACTCAGGAACTGAAAGAGTCAATGGAAGTTCCATCGAAAGAGGGATTAACGGTACAACTTGAAGTGAGCGTGCTGTATCATTTAAATCCTGAGAAAGCCGCGCACGTGTATCGAACCGTTGGTACAGATTACGAAGCCGTGCTTCTTGAACCGCAGTTTCGTTCTGTGACCCGCGGCGTCACTGCCGGGTATGAAGCAAAAGCATTGTACACTTCAGAACGCGAACACCTTTCTCAACTTATTCTAAAAGAGATTGCAATGAGTGTAGAACCGCGTGGCATCACCGTTGAATCCGTTCCGCTGAGAAAAGTCGGATTACCTCCCGGACTTTCACAATCCATCGAATCAAAATTACAGGCAGAACAGGAAAGTCAGCGCATGGAATTTATTTTGATGAAAGAAAAACAGGAAGCCGACCGCAAACGCATCGAAGCGCAGGGTATTTCAGACTTCCAGAAAATCGTTGTGCAAGGAATCAGCGACCAATTACTACGATGGAAGGGAATCGAGGCAACAGAAAAACTTGCAATGTCGCCGAACGCAAAAGTGGTTGTCATCGGAGCGGGGAAAGATGGGTTGCCGCTTATTCTCGACACAAAGTAA
- a CDS encoding methyltransferase domain-containing protein, with the protein MTNDKNDYLLGVSETELERLRFQHSVWKKVTDDFFTRLKVGNGWKCLDVGAGPGFVAMDLRERVGETGEVSVLEPSKYYLDWFRNDSAKSGWSNIKFIEGTAEHSQLPSSYFDFIFARWVIGFVPDAEKFLLNLLRSLKPGGIIALQDYQYEGLSLYPNSGAFQHAADAVRGYWRAGGGDPYVASRIPIIFRQQNINLIEYKPNCLAGGPESNVMEWAHRFFSTHFQAMVDKGVITQTEGDAMLADWLAHRENPDTMFFSPLVVDIAGVKPK; encoded by the coding sequence ATGACAAATGACAAGAACGATTATCTTCTCGGCGTAAGCGAAACCGAACTTGAGAGACTTCGATTTCAACATAGCGTCTGGAAAAAAGTAACGGATGATTTCTTCACACGGCTCAAAGTTGGGAATGGCTGGAAGTGTCTGGATGTCGGTGCGGGACCGGGATTTGTGGCGATGGATTTGCGCGAGCGTGTCGGTGAAACAGGAGAAGTGTCGGTTCTGGAACCATCAAAATATTATTTGGATTGGTTCCGGAACGATTCAGCGAAGAGCGGATGGTCAAACATCAAGTTTATTGAAGGAACCGCGGAACATTCTCAACTTCCTTCTTCTTATTTCGATTTTATCTTTGCGCGATGGGTGATTGGCTTTGTCCCTGATGCGGAAAAATTTTTACTGAATTTACTTCGCTCACTCAAACCCGGCGGAATCATCGCCTTACAGGATTATCAGTACGAGGGATTGTCTCTCTATCCGAATTCCGGTGCGTTTCAACATGCGGCGGATGCTGTACGCGGATATTGGCGTGCCGGCGGCGGTGACCCGTATGTTGCATCCCGCATTCCTATAATTTTTCGTCAACAGAACATCAACCTTATTGAATACAAACCCAATTGTCTTGCCGGCGGACCGGAAAGCAATGTGATGGAATGGGCGCACAGATTTTTCTCAACTCATTTTCAGGCGATGGTTGATAAAGGTGTGATTACCCAAACTGAAGGTGATGCAATGCTGGCAGATTGGCTCGCTCACCGGGAAAATCCGGACACAATGTTTTTCTCTCCACTTGTTGTTGATATTGCCGGAGTGAAACCGAAATGA
- a CDS encoding M61 family metallopeptidase: protein MKSFVSLRWTPPAGGVHLLRSVITLLLFCSLMTEAKPTEVHYTLGMSKPHTHFFEVEVTLNNLSLSDSHLDFVLPVWRPGRYMVLDFAGGVQEFSAIGENNTALTWKKTDKTTWRVETKGNNRVTIRYKVFANEFNQRTRGLNDEHGFVDGTAVFMYVEKFRALPVRLNVIPFANWHVITGLESAEGTTNEFTAPNYDVFVDCPLEIGTQKDFPFEVEGVPHVLSIAGEGNWNADTLIKDITKIVQTTKALWGEFPYKRYVFLVHCSPTSGGGTEHLNSVIMGTRPFIFNNPETYRGFLGLVAHEYFHTWNVKQLRPNGMHPYDYLKENYTDELWISEGTTSYYDNLMLVRAGYQTTQKYLDDLANGIQSDRQRPGNNVQSIVESSFDSWIKFWRGTQQSFNTETDYYGKGSLVSLLLDLELRQRTSNNTSLDDVLRTMYKRFPLSGNGYTVKDFQTTAEELSNSNLKEFFTDYVFGTKPLPWEQTLAYAGLELKLKDTVAKPWIGFSLSESNGRTTVSQISAGSPAYNAGVDVGDELVAMNGFRIRPADLSERVKDFAMGESVTLTIMRGDKLRTIEVKVEAGPLLSYRLQKVKEATELQKEIFEKWLATSWDESSKK from the coding sequence ATGAAATCTTTCGTTAGTCTCAGGTGGACTCCACCTGCGGGTGGAGTCCACCTTCTCCGAAGTGTCATTACTCTTTTATTATTCTGTTCACTCATGACCGAAGCCAAACCAACCGAAGTTCACTACACGCTTGGCATGTCCAAGCCGCACACGCATTTCTTTGAAGTCGAAGTTACGCTCAATAATCTTTCCCTGAGCGATTCACATCTCGATTTCGTTCTTCCCGTCTGGAGACCGGGACGGTACATGGTTCTTGATTTCGCAGGCGGCGTTCAGGAATTTTCTGCCATCGGCGAGAATAACACGGCGCTTACATGGAAGAAGACCGATAAAACAACGTGGCGCGTAGAAACAAAAGGAAACAATCGCGTAACCATTCGTTACAAAGTTTTCGCAAACGAATTCAACCAACGGACACGCGGGCTCAATGACGAACATGGTTTTGTTGACGGAACCGCCGTCTTCATGTATGTGGAAAAATTTCGTGCGCTCCCCGTTCGGTTGAACGTCATTCCGTTTGCAAACTGGCATGTTATTACTGGACTTGAGTCCGCTGAAGGAACAACAAATGAATTCACTGCGCCAAACTACGATGTGTTTGTTGATTGTCCTCTTGAAATAGGAACGCAAAAAGATTTTCCGTTCGAAGTAGAAGGAGTTCCGCACGTGCTGAGCATTGCAGGCGAAGGGAACTGGAACGCCGACACGCTCATCAAGGACATCACGAAGATTGTGCAAACCACGAAAGCGCTGTGGGGAGAATTTCCGTACAAACGGTATGTGTTTCTCGTTCACTGCTCGCCGACTTCGGGCGGTGGAACAGAGCATCTCAATTCGGTCATTATGGGGACGCGCCCGTTCATCTTCAACAATCCCGAAACGTATCGCGGGTTTCTCGGCTTGGTGGCGCACGAATATTTCCACACGTGGAACGTGAAGCAACTCCGCCCGAACGGAATGCACCCGTATGATTACCTGAAAGAAAACTACACAGACGAACTCTGGATTTCGGAAGGAACAACTTCATACTATGATAATTTGATGCTTGTGCGGGCGGGCTATCAAACCACCCAAAAATATTTAGACGACCTTGCGAACGGAATTCAATCCGACCGACAGCGACCGGGAAACAACGTGCAATCTATTGTCGAGTCGAGTTTTGATTCGTGGATAAAATTCTGGCGCGGCACTCAACAGTCATTCAACACGGAAACAGATTACTACGGCAAAGGTTCGCTCGTCAGTTTGCTTCTTGATTTGGAACTTCGTCAGCGTACATCAAACAACACTTCGCTTGACGATGTGCTGAGGACAATGTACAAACGATTTCCTCTCTCCGGCAATGGTTACACCGTGAAAGATTTTCAAACAACAGCAGAAGAATTATCAAACAGCAACTTGAAAGAATTTTTCACTGACTATGTTTTCGGGACAAAACCGCTTCCGTGGGAACAAACTCTTGCGTACGCCGGACTTGAACTGAAACTGAAAGACACCGTTGCCAAACCGTGGATTGGTTTTTCTCTTTCCGAATCAAACGGAAGAACAACCGTTTCTCAAATCTCCGCCGGTTCACCCGCGTACAACGCGGGCGTTGATGTCGGAGACGAACTTGTTGCCATGAATGGATTCCGCATCCGTCCCGCCGACCTTTCGGAGCGAGTGAAAGATTTTGCAATGGGTGAGAGTGTCACGCTTACCATCATGCGTGGCGATAAATTGAGAACAATTGAAGTGAAGGTAGAAGCGGGACCGTTGTTGAGTTACCGGTTACAGAAAGTGAAAGAGGCGACGGAGTTGCAGAAGGAGATTTTTGAGAAGTGGCTTGCAACTTCATGGGATGAATCCTCGAAAAAATAG